The proteins below are encoded in one region of Pelagibacterium flavum:
- the eutC gene encoding ectoine utilization protein EutC, with translation MADVQILTEADLKKLVPLDPEAVQCVEDAFRTLAGGKVAMPPILRLDIAEANGEVDVKTAYVPGLDSFAIKMSPGFFDNPKIGLASTNGLMVVLSAKTGLLEALLLDNGYLTDVRTAAAGAVAARHLSRENSESAAIIGAGMQAKLQLEALALVRPIKKAVIWARDRGKAEDLARHASLKLKIAALVASSPETAVRGADIVVTTTPATEPLVLADWIEPGQHVTAMGSDAEHKNEIDPALVKKADLYVADRLSQTRLLGELHHAIKAGLVGEGDNFAELGAVIAGTVPGRTSQTQITFADLTGTGVQDTAIATLARTRALASGAGTLFQT, from the coding sequence ATGGCTGATGTGCAGATCCTCACCGAAGCCGACCTGAAAAAGCTCGTGCCGCTCGATCCCGAGGCCGTTCAATGCGTCGAGGACGCTTTCCGCACCTTGGCCGGAGGCAAGGTGGCGATGCCGCCGATCCTTCGGCTCGACATTGCCGAGGCCAATGGCGAGGTGGACGTCAAGACCGCCTATGTGCCGGGGCTGGACAGTTTTGCCATCAAGATGAGCCCGGGGTTTTTTGACAATCCCAAGATCGGGCTGGCTTCGACAAACGGGCTTATGGTGGTCTTGTCGGCAAAAACGGGGCTGCTCGAAGCGCTGCTGCTCGACAACGGGTACCTGACCGATGTGCGCACGGCGGCGGCGGGCGCGGTGGCGGCACGGCATCTTTCGCGTGAAAATTCGGAAAGTGCCGCAATCATCGGGGCCGGCATGCAGGCGAAACTGCAGCTCGAAGCGCTGGCGCTGGTGCGCCCGATCAAGAAGGCCGTCATCTGGGCGCGCGACCGGGGCAAGGCCGAGGATCTGGCGCGGCACGCTTCGCTGAAACTGAAGATCGCCGCATTGGTGGCCAGCAGCCCCGAGACGGCGGTGCGCGGTGCCGACATCGTGGTCACCACCACCCCGGCCACCGAACCGCTGGTTCTGGCCGACTGGATCGAACCCGGCCAGCATGTAACCGCCATGGGGTCGGACGCCGAGCACAAGAACGAGATCGATCCCGCGCTGGTCAAAAAAGCCGATCTCTATGTCGCCGACCGGTTGAGCCAGACCCGGCTTCTGGGCGAATTGCACCACGCCATCAAAGCGGGACTGGTGGGCGAAGGGGACAATTTTGCCGAACTGGGCGCAGTGATCGCCGGGACAGTGCCGGGCCGGACATCTCAAACGCAAATCACCTTCGCCGATCTCACCGGCACCGGGGTTCAGGATACGGCGATTGCCACCCTGGCCCGAACCCGCGCGCTTGCCAGCGGCGCGGGCACACTCTTTCAGACCTGA
- a CDS encoding M24 family metallopeptidase, whose amino-acid sequence MPNTRLPFTLPEYYERLEAVRRSMQTQGIDVLIVTNPSNMHWLTGYDGWSFYVHQAVIVSLTDEPLWWGRPMDAVGAEKTTWLATESIYFYPDDFVQNPDKHAYVHLCGVLKDKGWDQRRIGVEMDNYYFTAGCLETLRAEIPYVAVADATSVVTWQRSVKSEAEIEYMRRAARIVEAMHARIREVTRPGLRKNELVAEIYHASLVGADGYGGDYSAIVPLTPSGRDAAAAHLTWDDREMVKGEGTFFEIAGCYKRYHCPISRTGYLGKPPKDMLRAQEAVLEGMEAGMAVAKPGYTCGEIADAFFGVLKKYGVEKTSRTGYSVGLSYPPDWGEHTMSIRPGDPSILRANMVFHFMPAIWTPEWGLEITETMRITDEGGPECLANVPREMFVKN is encoded by the coding sequence ATGCCCAATACCCGCCTGCCCTTTACCCTGCCCGAATATTACGAGCGCCTCGAGGCCGTCCGCCGGTCGATGCAGACGCAGGGCATCGACGTTCTGATCGTCACCAATCCCTCCAACATGCACTGGCTGACCGGCTATGACGGATGGAGCTTTTACGTGCATCAGGCGGTGATCGTTTCACTCACCGACGAGCCCTTGTGGTGGGGGCGCCCCATGGATGCGGTGGGAGCTGAAAAGACCACATGGCTGGCAACGGAATCGATCTATTTCTATCCCGATGATTTCGTGCAGAACCCCGACAAGCACGCCTATGTGCATCTGTGCGGTGTGCTCAAGGACAAGGGCTGGGACCAGCGCCGCATCGGCGTCGAGATGGACAATTACTATTTCACCGCCGGGTGCCTTGAAACGCTGCGCGCCGAAATTCCTTATGTGGCAGTGGCCGATGCCACTTCGGTCGTCACCTGGCAGCGTTCTGTCAAATCGGAAGCCGAGATCGAATATATGCGCCGCGCTGCACGGATCGTTGAAGCGATGCATGCACGTATCCGCGAGGTGACGCGGCCCGGTCTGCGCAAGAACGAACTGGTCGCCGAAATCTACCACGCCTCCCTGGTCGGCGCCGATGGCTATGGCGGAGACTATTCGGCAATCGTTCCGCTTACCCCCTCGGGGCGCGATGCGGCGGCGGCGCATCTGACCTGGGACGACCGCGAGATGGTCAAGGGCGAAGGCACGTTCTTTGAGATCGCCGGGTGCTACAAACGCTATCACTGCCCGATTTCACGCACCGGCTATCTGGGCAAGCCGCCCAAGGACATGCTCAGGGCGCAGGAAGCCGTCCTCGAAGGCATGGAGGCGGGCATGGCGGTAGCCAAGCCGGGCTATACGTGTGGGGAAATCGCCGATGCGTTTTTCGGCGTGCTCAAGAAATACGGCGTCGAGAAGACCTCGCGCACCGGCTATTCGGTCGGGCTGTCCTATCCCCCCGATTGGGGCGAACACACAATGAGCATCCGTCCGGGCGACCCTTCGATTCTGCGCGCCAACATGGTGTTCCATTTCATGCCAGCCATCTGGACGCCCGAATGGGGGCTGGAGATCACCGAAACCATGCGCATCACCGACGAGGGCGGGCCGGAGTGCCTGGCCAATGTGCCGCGCGAGATGTTTGTGAAGAACTAG
- the argE gene encoding acetylornithine deacetylase produces the protein MAHRLLGETLEILADLIGFESVSADSNLEMIAYINHRLDQIGTRTYLTLNETGNKANLFATLGPPEADGGIVLSGHTDVVPVEGQDWSSDPFTATLRNRKIYGRGACDMKGFIACTLAFAPYFQEIGIKRPIHLAFTYDEEVGCLGAHVMLNELKTTGRKPSLCIVGEPTMMKIVEGNKGCCEYTTHFTGLEGHGSMPDRGVNAVEYAVQYVTKLLEIGGALKSRAPEGSRFDPPWSTIQIGKMAGGIARNIIPGQCSVEWELRHVNSGDFAFTHEQITGFVEDVLLPKMVDIHPDAAVITETIGEVAGLEPMTKSEAVALVRALTGNEDPAECVAFSTEAGLFQEMGIDTVICGPGSIEQAHKPDEFVELDQLSACLDMIEGLEKHQ, from the coding sequence TTGGCCCATAGACTGCTCGGTGAAACGCTCGAAATCCTCGCGGACCTGATCGGCTTTGAGTCGGTGTCGGCGGACAGCAATCTCGAGATGATCGCCTATATCAACCACCGGCTCGACCAGATCGGCACGCGCACCTATCTGACGCTGAACGAGACGGGCAACAAGGCCAACCTTTTCGCAACGCTCGGCCCGCCCGAGGCCGACGGCGGGATCGTTCTGTCGGGGCATACCGACGTGGTGCCGGTGGAAGGGCAGGACTGGAGTTCGGACCCCTTCACGGCCACGCTGCGCAACCGGAAAATCTACGGGCGCGGGGCGTGCGACATGAAGGGGTTCATCGCCTGCACGCTGGCTTTCGCGCCCTATTTCCAGGAAATCGGGATCAAACGCCCCATCCATCTGGCCTTCACCTATGACGAAGAGGTGGGGTGTCTTGGCGCGCATGTGATGCTCAACGAGCTCAAGACGACCGGCCGCAAGCCTTCGCTGTGCATCGTGGGCGAACCGACCATGATGAAGATCGTCGAGGGCAACAAGGGGTGCTGCGAATACACCACCCACTTCACCGGGCTCGAGGGCCATGGCTCGATGCCCGACCGGGGGGTCAATGCCGTCGAATATGCGGTGCAGTACGTCACCAAGCTGCTCGAAATCGGCGGGGCGCTGAAATCGCGCGCGCCGGAGGGCAGCCGGTTCGATCCGCCCTGGTCGACGATCCAGATCGGGAAAATGGCCGGTGGCATCGCGCGCAACATCATTCCCGGCCAATGCTCGGTCGAATGGGAGTTGCGGCACGTCAATTCGGGCGATTTCGCCTTCACACACGAGCAGATCACCGGCTTTGTCGAGGATGTGCTGCTGCCGAAAATGGTGGACATCCATCCCGACGCGGCGGTCATCACCGAAACCATCGGGGAAGTGGCCGGGCTCGAACCGATGACCAAATCGGAAGCCGTCGCGCTGGTGCGCGCGCTGACCGGCAATGAGGACCCCGCCGAATGCGTGGCCTTTTCAACCGAGGCGGGCCTGTTTCAGGAAATGGGCATCGATACGGTCATCTGCGGGCCGGGTTCGATCGAACAGGCGCACAAGCCCGACGAATTCGTCGAACTCGACCAGCTTTCAGCGTGTCTGGACATGATCGAGGGGCTGGAAAAGCATCAATAG
- a CDS encoding TIGR03842 family LLM class F420-dependent oxidoreductase, producing MEFGITFKGFVDHDRARYLIQAAEYAGFTYCWFYDSHILWRDPYPAMAMGMEWTRHMRFGPLVTNPDVRDWSVAASLFGSLAKQSGGRFDLAVGRGDSSRRVMGHKPATLKRVAEFIAKTRAMVRGEEVMYGDVPNPVQFPWAVGHDMPSWIAAYGPLALKTAGESADGVVLQIAEPGLCKWFTDQCIAAGKAAGRDMSAYRSMAAAPAYFGDKKKAIEATKWFPAMVGNHVADIVEKYGADSDKVPASLTSYIEARRGYDYSKHGQSDNPYLDFITDDIVESFCVLGEPEDHIAKIRDLEAAGVTQFNIYLDSGEEEDIIARYGREIIPAFR from the coding sequence ATGGAATTCGGAATAACCTTCAAGGGTTTTGTCGATCACGACAGGGCACGCTATCTGATCCAGGCCGCCGAATATGCCGGGTTCACCTATTGCTGGTTCTATGATTCCCACATTCTCTGGCGCGATCCGTACCCGGCCATGGCCATGGGCATGGAATGGACCAGACACATGCGGTTCGGGCCGCTGGTCACCAATCCCGACGTGCGCGACTGGTCGGTGGCGGCATCGCTGTTCGGCTCGCTCGCCAAGCAGAGCGGCGGGCGCTTCGATCTGGCCGTCGGCCGGGGGGATTCCTCGCGCCGTGTCATGGGCCACAAGCCCGCGACATTGAAGCGCGTGGCCGAGTTCATTGCCAAGACCCGCGCCATGGTGCGCGGCGAGGAGGTGATGTATGGCGATGTGCCCAATCCGGTGCAGTTTCCCTGGGCGGTGGGCCACGACATGCCGAGCTGGATTGCCGCCTATGGTCCGCTGGCGCTGAAAACCGCTGGGGAAAGCGCCGATGGCGTCGTGCTCCAGATTGCCGAGCCGGGCCTGTGCAAATGGTTCACCGACCAGTGCATCGCAGCGGGCAAGGCCGCCGGGCGCGATATGTCGGCCTATCGGTCAATGGCCGCCGCGCCGGCCTATTTCGGGGACAAGAAGAAGGCCATCGAAGCCACAAAATGGTTCCCGGCCATGGTGGGCAATCACGTGGCCGATATCGTCGAGAAATACGGGGCGGATTCCGACAAGGTGCCCGCCAGTTTGACCTCATACATCGAAGCGCGGCGCGGCTATGACTATTCCAAGCACGGCCAGTCCGATAACCCGTACCTCGATTTCATCACCGACGACATCGTTGAAAGCTTCTGCGTGCTCGGCGAGCCCGAGGATCACATCGCAAAAATCCGCGATCTGGAAGCGGCGGGCGTCACCCAGTTCAACATCTATCTCGACAGTGGCGAGGAAGAAGACATCATCGCCCGCTATGGCCGCGAGATCATTCCGGCGTTCCGCTAG
- a CDS encoding ABC transporter ATP-binding protein, with protein MSLSIQSASLTLEGKTILDDVSFAIQPGRLNALIGPNGAGKSSLLRVILGFEPGARAHIDFEGADFHALPRRERARVAALVEQSAATEQPIDVHDVVMLGRLPHQGLWAADSETGDEEIAARAMARAGVTEFAARRFPTLSGGEQQRVHIARALAQSPRLLLLDEPTNHLDLSAQIAVMEILRALAGEGLTILVTMHDLNLTAAWFDHVVALDRGRVVAQGAPETVIDAAFLARVYGVAATIVHNPRSGRPMIAYGPDHFTEARK; from the coding sequence ATGAGCCTTTCCATCCAAAGCGCCAGTCTCACCCTCGAGGGCAAGACCATCCTCGATGATGTATCCTTTGCCATCCAGCCGGGCCGTCTCAACGCGCTGATCGGCCCCAATGGCGCCGGGAAATCCTCGCTGCTGCGGGTGATCCTCGGCTTCGAGCCGGGGGCGCGCGCCCATATCGACTTCGAGGGTGCCGATTTTCACGCCCTGCCGCGCCGGGAGCGCGCCCGCGTCGCCGCGCTGGTCGAACAGAGCGCCGCGACCGAGCAGCCCATCGACGTCCATGACGTGGTGATGCTGGGTCGCCTGCCGCATCAGGGCCTGTGGGCTGCCGACAGCGAGACCGGTGACGAGGAGATCGCCGCCCGCGCCATGGCCCGGGCCGGGGTCACCGAATTCGCAGCCCGGCGCTTTCCCACTCTTTCAGGGGGAGAGCAACAGCGGGTGCATATTGCGCGCGCCCTGGCCCAATCCCCGCGCCTGCTGCTGCTCGACGAACCCACCAACCATCTCGACCTTTCGGCCCAGATCGCCGTCATGGAAATCCTGCGCGCGCTCGCGGGCGAAGGGCTGACCATTCTCGTCACCATGCACGATCTCAACCTGACCGCCGCCTGGTTCGACCATGTCGTGGCGCTCGATCGGGGCAGGGTGGTGGCACAAGGGGCACCCGAAACGGTCATCGACGCCGCATTTCTGGCGCGCGTCTATGGCGTTGCGGCAACAATTGTGCATAACCCTCGCTCGGGCCGCCCGATGATCGCCTATGGGCCGGATCATTTCACCGAAGCGAGGAAATGA
- a CDS encoding putative F420-0 ABC transporter permease subunit: MVAAPLGLSALTPAALRRLKFQAGLAGLALALGVSLIVAVTIGPADISPGEVWAVIAHKLGLLADNPVSRLREGIVWELRLPRVLAAAAVGAGLAICGAVMQALTRNPLADPYLLGLSSGASVGAVSMMLIGATLLLPVGAFIGALIAMGLTLGLARSLGAITASRAILAGLAVSALASALTSFLIFWTATGDSYREILSWLMGSLAGARWSDTGLALVALAAVGAPLIASGRILDGFVFGDTAARALGIDVEKTRWIMLGGTALLTGVLVAISGAIGFVGLILPHAVRLVAGGRHRHLLPLAALAGAVFMVWTDTAARTLFDPRELPVGIVTAIIGAPAFFLILLRNRRAT, from the coding sequence ATGGTCGCCGCCCCGCTCGGCCTGTCCGCCCTGACGCCCGCCGCATTGCGGCGGCTGAAGTTTCAGGCCGGGCTGGCGGGGCTGGCGCTGGCGCTCGGGGTGTCTCTCATCGTCGCGGTGACTATCGGCCCTGCCGATATTTCTCCTGGCGAGGTCTGGGCGGTGATCGCCCACAAGCTCGGCCTTCTTGCCGACAACCCGGTCTCGCGCCTGCGCGAGGGGATCGTCTGGGAATTGCGGCTGCCGCGCGTTCTGGCCGCTGCCGCCGTGGGGGCCGGGCTGGCCATTTGCGGCGCGGTGATGCAGGCGCTGACCCGCAATCCGCTGGCCGATCCCTATCTTTTGGGCCTGTCCTCGGGCGCTTCGGTGGGTGCTGTCTCCATGATGCTGATCGGCGCGACGCTGCTGTTGCCGGTCGGGGCGTTCATTGGCGCACTGATTGCCATGGGCCTGACGCTGGGGCTGGCCCGCTCGCTCGGCGCCATCACCGCGTCGCGCGCCATTCTGGCCGGGCTGGCCGTTTCCGCGCTCGCCTCGGCGCTCACCTCGTTTCTGATCTTCTGGACGGCGACCGGGGATTCCTACCGCGAAATTCTTTCCTGGCTGATGGGCTCGCTGGCCGGCGCGCGCTGGTCCGATACCGGGCTGGCGCTTGTGGCGCTCGCCGCGGTCGGCGCTCCGCTCATTGCCTCGGGCCGTATCCTTGACGGCTTCGTCTTCGGCGATACGGCCGCCCGCGCTCTGGGCATCGATGTGGAAAAAACCCGTTGGATCATGCTCGGCGGCACGGCGCTGCTGACCGGCGTTCTTGTCGCGATTTCGGGCGCCATCGGCTTTGTGGGACTGATCCTGCCCCATGCGGTGCGGCTGGTCGCCGGCGGACGCCATCGCCATCTGCTCCCGCTCGCGGCTTTGGCCGGGGCCGTTTTCATGGTGTGGACCGATACGGCGGCCCGCACCCTGTTCGACCCGCGTGAGCTGCCCGTCGGCATCGTCACTGCCATTATCGGCGCTCCGGCCTTTTTCCTCATCCTGTTGCGCAACAGGCGAGCCACATGA
- a CDS encoding putative F420-0 ABC transporter substrate-binding protein, with product MAIAALSGFLVAAALSTPALATDYPLEIENCGTTVTFDAPPERVVTIKSTATELLLALGLGDRIVGVGFQDGPVPEEWVPDTPLTVLADRVPSQEVVLEAEPDFVYGGWESSFAADGAGTRDSLHALGVATYVAPTACRSEGTLEKLSFEDVFDQIVEMGLIFDVEDRAAQLVAEQRTMLEEVKPTSNLTGVWYSSATSTPYVGAGLGGPQMTMEALGIANIFADVADTWTSASWEAIVDQDPDVMILVDAAWNSVAQKITLLNDNPATANMSAVQNERYIIIPFPAAEPGIRSIPATADLARQLQELDL from the coding sequence ATGGCCATTGCGGCACTCTCCGGTTTCCTGGTCGCCGCCGCCCTCTCAACCCCTGCCCTCGCCACTGACTATCCGCTCGAAATCGAAAATTGCGGCACGACCGTTACCTTCGATGCGCCGCCCGAAAGGGTCGTCACCATCAAGTCGACCGCCACCGAACTGCTTCTGGCTTTGGGCCTTGGCGACAGGATCGTCGGCGTCGGCTTTCAGGACGGTCCGGTGCCCGAAGAATGGGTGCCCGATACGCCATTGACCGTCCTTGCCGATCGCGTTCCCTCCCAGGAAGTGGTCCTCGAAGCCGAGCCCGATTTTGTCTATGGCGGCTGGGAATCGAGCTTTGCCGCCGATGGGGCAGGGACACGCGACAGCCTGCATGCGCTGGGGGTTGCCACCTATGTCGCGCCGACCGCCTGCCGCTCGGAAGGCACGCTGGAAAAGCTCTCGTTTGAAGACGTGTTCGACCAGATCGTCGAAATGGGCTTAATTTTCGATGTCGAGGATCGCGCCGCCCAACTGGTGGCCGAACAGCGTACCATGCTCGAAGAGGTCAAGCCCACCTCAAACCTGACCGGCGTCTGGTATTCCTCGGCCACTTCAACGCCCTATGTGGGGGCCGGTCTCGGCGGCCCGCAGATGACCATGGAGGCACTGGGCATTGCCAATATCTTTGCCGATGTGGCCGACACGTGGACCTCGGCAAGCTGGGAAGCCATCGTCGATCAGGACCCGGACGTGATGATCCTCGTCGATGCGGCGTGGAATTCGGTCGCCCAGAAAATCACGCTGCTCAACGACAATCCGGCGACGGCAAATATGAGCGCCGTTCAAAACGAGCGCTACATCATCATCCCGTTCCCTGCCGCCGAACCGGGCATCCGCTCCATCCCCGCCACCGCCGATCTGGCCCGGCAACTCCAGGAGCTCGATCTCTAG
- the cofE gene encoding coenzyme F420-0:L-glutamate ligase produces MANRLTLWGIEGIPEIAAGDDLVALISGAIDDMAISDPDAALADGDILIVTSKIVSKAEGMQVPIAAREMAIEEDTVRIVAERAHAGGITKIVETRQGLVMAAAGLDTSNVPDGLALRLPRDPDASARALCKALRAKTGKRLGIIITDTLGRPWRVGQTDAAIGAAGVQLVDDLRGGVDANGRPLNVTVTVLADELAAAADLVKGKASRMPVAIARGLGKLVIDPESPGAKTLARLGEDDMFRFGSTEAYKQGYEAAMRELAAKKEKVK; encoded by the coding sequence ATGGCCAACCGACTGACACTCTGGGGCATAGAAGGCATCCCCGAGATCGCGGCGGGGGACGATCTGGTCGCGCTGATTTCAGGCGCCATCGACGACATGGCCATTTCCGATCCGGACGCCGCGCTGGCCGATGGCGATATCCTGATCGTCACGTCCAAGATCGTCTCCAAAGCCGAAGGCATGCAGGTTCCCATCGCGGCGCGCGAAATGGCCATTGAGGAAGATACGGTCCGCATCGTCGCCGAGCGCGCGCATGCGGGCGGGATCACCAAGATCGTTGAAACCCGGCAGGGGCTGGTGATGGCCGCCGCGGGGCTCGACACCTCCAACGTCCCCGACGGCCTAGCCCTGCGCCTGCCGCGTGACCCCGACGCGTCGGCGCGGGCGCTGTGCAAGGCCCTGCGGGCGAAGACCGGCAAGAGGCTCGGCATCATCATCACCGATACCCTTGGCCGCCCCTGGCGCGTCGGCCAGACCGATGCGGCCATCGGCGCGGCGGGCGTGCAATTGGTCGACGATCTGCGCGGCGGGGTCGATGCCAATGGCCGGCCATTGAACGTTACGGTCACCGTGCTTGCCGATGAGCTTGCCGCCGCCGCCGATCTGGTCAAGGGCAAGGCGTCCCGCATGCCAGTGGCGATAGCGCGGGGCCTGGGAAAGCTGGTGATCGACCCGGAAAGCCCCGGCGCGAAAACCCTGGCAAGGCTGGGCGAAGACGACATGTTCCGCTTCGGCTCGACCGAGGCCTATAAGCAGGGCTATGAGGCTGCGATGCGCGAGCTGGCGGCGAAAAAGGAAAAGGTGAAATGA
- a CDS encoding TIGR03557 family F420-dependent LLM class oxidoreductase yields MSVFKSGQEGLIGYAVMLEQFHPRDCVELTEYAEQKGFNGAMAADHFQPWVPQQGQSAFVWNVLTAIGERTKGDMGPGVTTPTFRWHPAMVAQASATLAAMYPNRHWLGVGAGEALNESFLAQYWPDVGERSARMFEAVQIIKKLFENSAAGKDTKHKGEYYRMESTRLWTMPETAPEILVATAGPLNAKKTGKFADGIITVGAPLEKIEMLFEKFSEGAREAGKDPDTMPKVLQLHLSWAETYEEALANAMTEWPNGGMKFPKADIRSPFDFEQMAKLVRPEDFKGRMVISPDPDEHLEHIQKFADFGFDRIYLHNVGRNQREWIDVFAEKVLPKLKKR; encoded by the coding sequence ATGTCCGTTTTCAAATCGGGACAAGAGGGGTTGATCGGCTATGCGGTGATGCTCGAGCAGTTTCACCCGCGCGATTGCGTGGAATTGACCGAATATGCCGAGCAAAAGGGTTTTAACGGCGCCATGGCCGCCGACCATTTTCAGCCCTGGGTGCCCCAGCAGGGCCAATCGGCGTTTGTCTGGAACGTTCTGACCGCCATCGGCGAGCGCACCAAGGGCGATATGGGCCCCGGCGTCACGACCCCCACTTTCCGCTGGCACCCCGCCATGGTGGCGCAGGCGTCGGCCACGCTGGCCGCCATGTATCCCAACCGCCACTGGCTGGGTGTGGGGGCGGGCGAAGCGCTCAATGAAAGTTTCCTCGCCCAATACTGGCCCGATGTGGGCGAGCGTTCCGCCCGCATGTTCGAGGCCGTCCAGATCATAAAAAAGCTGTTCGAGAACTCGGCTGCCGGCAAGGACACCAAGCACAAGGGCGAATATTACCGCATGGAATCCACAAGGCTGTGGACCATGCCTGAAACCGCGCCCGAAATTCTCGTGGCGACCGCCGGGCCGCTCAACGCCAAAAAGACCGGCAAATTTGCCGATGGCATCATCACGGTCGGCGCTCCGCTCGAAAAGATCGAGATGCTGTTTGAAAAATTTTCCGAAGGCGCCCGCGAGGCGGGCAAGGACCCCGACACCATGCCCAAGGTGCTCCAGCTCCATCTGAGCTGGGCCGAGACCTACGAAGAAGCACTGGCCAACGCCATGACCGAATGGCCCAATGGCGGCATGAAATTCCCCAAGGCCGACATCCGCTCTCCTTTCGATTTCGAGCAGATGGCCAAGCTGGTCCGCCCCGAGGACTTCAAGGGAAGAATGGTGATTTCGCCCGATCCTGACGAGCATCTCGAACATATTCAAAAGTTCGCCGATTTCGGCTTCGATCGCATCTATCTGCACAATGTGGGCCGTAACCAGCGCGAATGGATAGACGTGTTCGCCGAAAAAGTGCTGCCCAAACTCAAGAAGCGCTGA
- a CDS encoding Gfo/Idh/MocA family protein — protein MTHRIAIVGLGKIARDQHLPSIAKNPDFELAAIVSRNAELEGVDHFQALDEMLAARPDIDTVALCTPPQVRRQYAEAAIRAGRHVLLEKPPGATVAEVDWLKTMAAEHGVTLFATWHSRYAQGVEPARAWLADKAIKSVEIVWREDVRRWHPGQDWIWEPGGMGVFDPGINALSILTHVLPAPVLVTGAVLEVPENRQTPIAAKIDFVAVTGHKVTADFDWRQEGPQTWDITVRTDAGLLELSSGGAVLKIDGQTQLAADDTEYDGIYAHFASLLAQGKSDVDISPLQLVADACMLGEISKVEAFIE, from the coding sequence ATGACACACAGGATCGCCATTGTCGGGCTGGGCAAGATCGCCCGTGACCAGCATCTGCCCTCGATCGCCAAGAACCCCGATTTCGAGCTGGCCGCCATCGTCTCGCGCAACGCCGAGCTCGAGGGTGTCGACCATTTCCAGGCGCTCGATGAGATGCTCGCGGCGCGTCCCGATATCGACACAGTGGCGCTGTGCACCCCGCCGCAGGTGCGCCGCCAATACGCCGAAGCCGCCATCCGCGCCGGCCGGCACGTGCTGCTCGAAAAGCCGCCCGGCGCCACCGTCGCCGAAGTCGACTGGCTCAAGACGATGGCCGCCGAACATGGCGTAACGTTGTTTGCCACATGGCACTCGCGCTACGCGCAGGGCGTCGAACCGGCACGCGCGTGGCTGGCCGACAAGGCCATAAAAAGCGTCGAGATCGTCTGGCGCGAGGACGTGCGCCGCTGGCATCCCGGCCAGGACTGGATCTGGGAGCCCGGCGGCATGGGCGTGTTCGATCCCGGCATCAACGCGCTCTCGATCCTCACCCATGTCCTGCCCGCACCGGTGCTGGTGACCGGCGCGGTGCTCGAGGTGCCGGAGAACCGCCAGACCCCCATCGCGGCGAAAATCGATTTCGTTGCGGTCACCGGCCATAAGGTCACCGCCGATTTCGACTGGCGCCAGGAGGGGCCGCAGACCTGGGACATCACCGTTCGAACCGATGCGGGACTGCTCGAACTCTCGAGCGGCGGTGCGGTGCTCAAGATCGACGGGCAAACCCAACTGGCCGCCGACGACACCGAATATGACGGCATCTACGCCCATTTCGCCTCGCTTCTGGCGCAGGGCAAAAGCGATGTCGATATTTCTCCGCTGCAACTGGTGGCCGACGCCTGTATGCTCGGCGAGATTTCCAAGGTAGAAGCGTTTATCGAATAA